The DNA region TACTTTTTAAAGAATTGTCTTTAGAAAAACCTGCACCTTTTTTTTCTTTTTTTACTAACTCTAAATCATCAATTAAAGTTCTATAATCTATCCCCATTTTATTCATATGAGCAAAACATGCAGCAATTGAAGCAATTGCATTTGGCACTTCTTTCTTCTTTTTATACGCTTGTATATTTTTTTCACTAACTTTTATTAAAGCTGTAAATTTAGGTATTGTAAGTTCCGCATCTAAAAGTAATTTTTTGAAATCTATAAAAGTCATTTTTTTATCCATATAGTTTTTTTAATTATACAAAGTAGAATGTAAAAGTAAGGTAAAAGTCAGCTATTTATATATAAAAGTAATATTTTATATAGTTTTAAACCCTTAAATTAAGGGTTTAAATTTATTATACTACGTCAACTTCCCAAAAAAAATCAATCCATTGTGTAGCTTCTCTAACTGTATAATCAGGTTGGATTACAGCTGTTTTTTTATAAAATAATGTTGCTAACTTAAAATCAACATCTGGAAATTTTTCTTTTAATAATTTTAAAATTTCCACCATTGTTTCACCTGAATCAACGATATCATCGATTACTAAGACTCTTTTTGCATGAGAAACATCAGGAATATTAAATATATTAAATGAATCTAATTTTAAATCACCTTCATAATGAACCGAATTTAAAGTATATAAATTTCTCATATCCATAGCTTGTGCCATTAGGTGAGATAATGTTAAACCACCACGTGCAACAGCTAATAATACATCAGGATTGTAATCTCTACAACTGTTTACTAATTTTTGTGTATCTTTTTTAAATAAATCATAACTATAATATAGTTTTTCCAAAATTCTTCCTTATAAAATAAATGCTAATGCACTAATAAATGTAATTACTAAAATACCAATATTTAAATCACTAAACTCTTTTTTTGCTAATTTAATTATCGTATAAACTAAAAAACCAGCTGCTATACCATTCGTAATAGAAAAAGTTAAAGGCATTAATATAACAATTAAAAAAGCCCCTGCACTTGTAGCTAAATCCGAATCTACAAAATTAATTTTTCCTAATTCTGTAAACATTAAAACACCAACAACAACCAATACAGGATAAATTGCATTTGCAGGAATTGATTTAAATAATGGTAACATAAATAAAGTTGTTATAAAAAACATAGCTGTAAATACAGCTGTTAAACCTGTTCGTCCACCCTCTTCAACTCCTGTAGCACTTTCAATAAATGCAGTCGTTGTAGATACACCAATTAAAGCTCCAGCAGATGTAGCAATAGCATCAGCTTCTAAAGTTCTTTGTAATGATTTATCATTCTTATTATTCTCTTGAAATAACTTAGCTCTTGTTCCTACGCCTGTTAATGTACCTAAAGTATCAAACATATCCGTAATTAAAAAAGTAATAATTACAGGTAATAAAGATAAACTTATTGCACTTAATATATCAAGGTGCATAAAAATAGGAGAAATTGAAGCAGGCATCGAAATAATAGCTTCAGGTAATTCACCTAAACCAAAAATCCATGCAACAATAGATGTAATAGCAATTGAAAGGATAAATGCACCTTTAATTTTATATGCATAAAAAGAGAATGCAAGAATTAAACCTAAAACTCCAAGTAATACATTTGAGTTTGAAAAATCACCTAATGTAACTAATGTGGCATCACTAGCTGTAATCATTCCCATTTGTTTTAATCCAATAAATGCAATAAATGAACCAATACCAGCTGAAATAGCACGTCTTAAACTCATAGGAATAGAAGTCATAATCCAAACTCTAAAATTTGTTAAAGATAAGATTACAAATAAAATACCAGATAAGAATACAATACCAAGTGCCGTTTCCCATGGAATTTTCATACCTAATACCAAACCATAAGAAAAGTATGCATTAAGTCCCATACCAACACTCATTGCAATTGGAGTATTCGACCAAAGGCCTGAAAAAAGTGTTGCTAAAATTGTAATAAGTGCTGTAGCAGTTACAACAGCATCCATTGGAAGACCAGCATCAGCTAGAATAAAACCATTTACAGGAACAATATACATCATCGTTAAAAATGTAGTAAAACCAGCTGAGAACTCAGTTTTAACATTAGTATTATGTTCTTTTAATTTAAAAAAGTTCACAAATTATCCTTAATTTTAAATAAGGGCAAAGTATACTCAAACCTAAATAAAAATTAATATAAAAGGCATAGAAAATATACAAACATTATGATATTTTGAATATTATAAAATATAAGGGGAGTAGAAGAAGTAATTTAAAAGATAAACTCTTTTAAGAGTTTATCTTTTTTGTATAATTATCAAGAATGGAAGATAGTTTTTTTATTCCCATTTTTATTTCTTTATAAGTGGCATTTGTAAAATTAAATCTAGCTTCATTAGATTTTTCATCTAAATAGAAAACTTCAGCAGGTACAAATGCAATATTTTCTTTTAATGCTTCTTTAGCTAATAACATAGAATCTACATCAAAAGAACCATAAATAAACATTCCACCTTCTGGTTTTTTAAATTTAAAAGAAGGGATATATTTTTTAAAGCATTTAGCCATATATTCCATTTTTTTACTATAAGCATCATTAATCTTAGTTATATGCTCAAATAAATCATTATCTTTTAAATATTGTTCTACCAACATTTGATTAAAAGTTGAAGTATGTAAATCTAAAGATTCTTTAGCAGCTAATAAGTTATCAATATTCTCTGCTTTTGCTCGAACCCAACCTAATCTTAACCCTGGCGCAACAATTTTAGAAAAAGAACCTAAGTGATAAGAATTCTCATATAATTTTGAAATAGGAGTTTTTACTTTGTTTTTAAAATTTAAAAAACAATATGCTCCATCTTCAATTAAAGTAGAATTACTTTTATTTAATATACTAGCAATATTTTTTCTTTTTTTATTACTGTAAACATTTGTAGAAGGATTTTGATAATCACTAATAGCATATAAAATATTAGAACTATTTATTAATTTTTCTAATTCACTAAGCTTTTTGAAATCTTTTATTTCTTTACCTAATATTTTAAATGCACCTAATGCACCAATATAAGATGGACTTTCAACAATAACTTGTTTAGAATCTAAACTTTTTAAAATAATATCAAAAGCTTGTTGACTTCCTGTAGTAATTAATATTTCTTCTTTTGAAGTTTTAAAACCTAATTTATTCGTGTAAATTGATGCAATTTTTTCTCTTAAACCCTCAATACCTTGAGATTTTGAATATTGTAAGCAATCAGCATTTTTAAATACTTTCTTACTTGCTTTAGATAATTGATTTAATGGGAAAAATTCTTTATCAGGAAGGCCTCCTGCAAATGAGATTGTATCCTCATCAGTTGCATCTAATATTTCTCTTATATATGACCTTTTAATTTTATTACTCATATATCCTACTTTTTAACGGAATTATATATAAAATAAATAAAAAATTCTTTATCTATTATTGCAATATTATTATCTTAAATTGCTATTTTATTTACTGCTTTACTAAAAAAAGAATCAAAAAATAAATTTATAAGTTTTATATAAATAAAAAGTAGCATAATTAATCAATACTGATGTACAATTAATTATGAAAAAAATATTATTACCCTTAATTATGCTAAGTACAATTGATTTGTTTGCAGGAGAAAATAATTCATTTTTAGAAACATTCATTTCAAATACAAATGATCATAGGAAAGATATACATAACTATATAATAGCTATGTCAACAAATTTAGATAACTATGTTGATGATAGTAGAAAATTAGATATAGAAAAATACTCATCAGCTTATGGATTGATTCAATTCTCGGCATTTCAAAACCAACATGGAAGTGTAAATTTCGATCAAAAAATAAAATTAAAGTTAAAGTTACCAAAACTAAAAGATAAATTTAGATTAGTATTTGAAAGTGATAAAATAGATGAAAATAAAGATTTTATTGAGAACCATGATTCAAATACAAATGATGATTTTAATTTAGCTTTATCTTATGAGACATTAAAAGATGATATTAAGTTAAAAGTAAAATCAGGAGTTAAACTAGGAAGTAAACTAGATCCATTTGTAAAA from Poseidonibacter antarcticus includes:
- a CDS encoding phosphoribosyltransferase, with product MEKLYYSYDLFKKDTQKLVNSCRDYNPDVLLAVARGGLTLSHLMAQAMDMRNLYTLNSVHYEGDLKLDSFNIFNIPDVSHAKRVLVIDDIVDSGETMVEILKLLKEKFPDVDFKLATLFYKKTAVIQPDYTVREATQWIDFFWEVDVV
- a CDS encoding NCS2 family permease; the encoded protein is MNFFKLKEHNTNVKTEFSAGFTTFLTMMYIVPVNGFILADAGLPMDAVVTATALITILATLFSGLWSNTPIAMSVGMGLNAYFSYGLVLGMKIPWETALGIVFLSGILFVILSLTNFRVWIMTSIPMSLRRAISAGIGSFIAFIGLKQMGMITASDATLVTLGDFSNSNVLLGVLGLILAFSFYAYKIKGAFILSIAITSIVAWIFGLGELPEAIISMPASISPIFMHLDILSAISLSLLPVIITFLITDMFDTLGTLTGVGTRAKLFQENNKNDKSLQRTLEADAIATSAGALIGVSTTTAFIESATGVEEGGRTGLTAVFTAMFFITTLFMLPLFKSIPANAIYPVLVVVGVLMFTELGKINFVDSDLATSAGAFLIVILMPLTFSITNGIAAGFLVYTIIKLAKKEFSDLNIGILVITFISALAFIL
- a CDS encoding PLP-dependent aminotransferase family protein — protein: MSNKIKRSYIREILDATDEDTISFAGGLPDKEFFPLNQLSKASKKVFKNADCLQYSKSQGIEGLREKIASIYTNKLGFKTSKEEILITTGSQQAFDIILKSLDSKQVIVESPSYIGALGAFKILGKEIKDFKKLSELEKLINSSNILYAISDYQNPSTNVYSNKKRKNIASILNKSNSTLIEDGAYCFLNFKNKVKTPISKLYENSYHLGSFSKIVAPGLRLGWVRAKAENIDNLLAAKESLDLHTSTFNQMLVEQYLKDNDLFEHITKINDAYSKKMEYMAKCFKKYIPSFKFKKPEGGMFIYGSFDVDSMLLAKEALKENIAFVPAEVFYLDEKSNEARFNFTNATYKEIKMGIKKLSSILDNYTKKINS